One Nocardioides aromaticivorans genomic window carries:
- the uvrC gene encoding excinuclease ABC subunit UvrC gives MPDPLSYRPKPGEIPTEPGVYRFRDAKGRVIYVGKAKSLRARLSSYFQDIGNLHPRTATMVTTAASVEWTVVKTEVEALQLEYSWIKEFDPRFNVKYRDDKSYPWLAVTVSDEFPRVMVGRGAKRRGTRYFGPYSHAWAIRETVDILLRVFPMRSCTNGVFKRSSQIGRPCLLGYIDKCSAPCVGNISPEDHRAIVDDFCEFMAGRTRPFMKRIEQEMYAASDALDFEKAARLRDDLGAMQKALEKQAVVFGDGSDADVIAIAEDPLEVAVQVFYVRGGRIRGQRGWVADRTDDGDTSSLVEHFLLQLYAGVAAEDARDAVPREILVPQLPPEAATWEQLLSDLRGSRVEIRVPQRGDKRTLQETVARNATESLALHKTKRASDLTTRNLALAEIAEALDLEEAPLRIECYDVSHIQGTEIVASMVVFEDGLARKGEYRRFVIRDQEGSDDVAAMHEVITRRFRRLLDEQARSELKPGDPETGSGPMLVDPDTGRPRKFAYAPGLVVVDGGAPQVAAAQRALDELGIDDIPVCGLAKRLEEVWLPGEEDPVILPRTSEGLYLLQRVRDEAHRFAITHHRNRRSKSMVESVLDGVPGLGEVRRRTLLRHFGSLRKLRAATVEEIAAVPGVGPRTASAIKDALDREDTGAAAQKAGRAKTAPQ, from the coding sequence GTGCCCGACCCGTTGAGCTACCGGCCCAAGCCGGGGGAGATCCCGACGGAGCCGGGGGTCTACCGGTTCCGCGACGCGAAGGGCCGGGTCATCTACGTCGGCAAGGCGAAGAGCCTGCGGGCCCGCCTGTCGTCGTACTTCCAGGACATCGGCAACCTGCACCCGCGCACCGCCACGATGGTCACCACGGCCGCGTCGGTCGAGTGGACGGTCGTGAAGACCGAGGTCGAGGCGCTGCAGCTGGAGTACTCCTGGATCAAGGAGTTCGACCCGCGCTTCAACGTGAAGTACCGCGACGACAAGTCCTACCCGTGGCTCGCCGTCACGGTCTCGGACGAGTTCCCCCGGGTGATGGTCGGTCGCGGGGCCAAGCGCCGCGGCACCCGTTACTTCGGGCCCTACAGCCACGCGTGGGCGATCCGCGAGACCGTCGACATCCTGCTCCGCGTCTTTCCGATGCGCTCGTGCACCAACGGCGTGTTCAAGCGGTCCAGCCAGATCGGCCGGCCCTGCCTGCTCGGCTACATCGACAAGTGCTCGGCGCCGTGCGTCGGCAACATCTCGCCCGAGGACCACCGGGCGATCGTCGACGACTTCTGCGAGTTCATGGCCGGGCGGACGCGACCGTTCATGAAGCGCATCGAGCAGGAGATGTACGCCGCCAGCGACGCGCTGGACTTCGAGAAGGCGGCGCGCCTGCGCGACGACCTGGGCGCGATGCAGAAGGCCCTCGAGAAGCAGGCCGTCGTGTTCGGCGACGGCTCGGACGCCGACGTGATCGCGATCGCCGAGGACCCGCTCGAGGTCGCCGTGCAGGTGTTCTACGTCCGCGGCGGGCGGATCCGCGGCCAGCGCGGGTGGGTGGCCGACCGCACGGACGACGGCGACACCTCCTCGCTGGTCGAGCACTTCCTGCTGCAGCTCTACGCCGGCGTCGCCGCCGAGGACGCCCGCGACGCCGTACCCCGCGAGATCCTGGTCCCGCAGCTGCCACCCGAGGCGGCGACGTGGGAGCAGCTGCTCTCCGACCTGCGGGGCTCGCGGGTGGAGATCCGGGTGCCCCAGCGCGGCGACAAGAGGACGCTGCAGGAGACGGTGGCGCGCAACGCGACGGAGTCCCTGGCGTTGCACAAGACCAAGCGGGCGAGCGACCTGACCACCCGCAACCTGGCGCTCGCCGAGATCGCCGAGGCGCTCGACCTCGAGGAGGCGCCGCTGCGGATCGAGTGCTACGACGTCTCGCACATCCAGGGCACCGAGATCGTCGCGTCGATGGTCGTCTTCGAGGACGGCCTGGCTCGCAAGGGGGAGTACCGCCGCTTCGTGATCCGCGACCAGGAAGGCTCCGACGACGTCGCGGCGATGCACGAGGTGATCACCCGCCGCTTCCGCCGGCTGCTCGACGAGCAGGCCCGCTCGGAGCTGAAGCCCGGCGACCCGGAGACCGGCAGCGGCCCGATGCTGGTCGATCCGGACACCGGCCGCCCCCGGAAGTTCGCCTACGCGCCCGGGCTGGTGGTCGTCGACGGCGGTGCGCCCCAGGTCGCCGCGGCGCAGCGCGCCCTCGACGAGCTCGGCATCGACGACATCCCGGTCTGCGGCCTCGCGAAGCGCCTGGAGGAGGTGTGGCTGCCCGGCGAGGAGGACCCGGTGATCCTGCCGCGCACCTCCGAGGGGCTCTACCTGCTGCAGCGGGTCCGCGACGAGGCCCACCGCTTCGCGATCACCCACCACCGCAACCGGCGGTCGAAGTCGATGGTCGAGTCCGTCCTCGACGGCGTGCCGGGCCTCGGCGAGGTCCGGCGCCGGACCCTGCTGCGCCACTTCGGGTCGCTGCGCAAGCTGCGGGCGGCGACGGTCGAGGAGATCGCCGCCGTGCCGGGGGTGGGCCCGCGCACCGCGAGCGCGATCAAGGACGCGCTGGACCGCGAGGACACCGGTGCCGCGGCCCAGAAGGCGGGCCGGGCGAAGACTGCACCACAATGA
- a CDS encoding pyridine nucleotide-disulfide oxidoreductase, whose amino-acid sequence MGCRDSYGYPLTTSRPAADAYVDGVRDLLRLRSGAATRFATAIALDPTFALGHATLALLGHEMCVQVDVRARLADARLHAQRATERERSHVHAVDRHLQGDPGPLVAHLASYPRDAVLLSVAMPTIAFAGVTDLPEQAWRIVEAAAPAYGDDAWINGLMAFVRQEQRRFDDAMDLACRSLAVEPSGGHAAHARAHAHYETGDHAAGLAWMDSWVLGDGAATDSLTHFSWHAALHELSLGDVAAVRRRYDEQLQPRHAVGCRALVDTGSLLVRWALTPGGAVVPPLDEVVALTGTAVLEQPSTAFLGMHAAVTLLAVDDAAGLDRLARWCDGHDGATHREVVAPLARALRLMAGGRWSEGADRLAALAPQVWRLGGSDAQREIVEEARIAALLRAGRYDEARRLLDERLDRRPAVRDERWRDEALRADQAARILSP is encoded by the coding sequence ATGGGTTGTCGCGACTCCTACGGTTACCCCCTGACCACCAGCCGGCCCGCTGCCGATGCCTACGTCGACGGTGTCCGCGACCTGCTGCGCCTGCGCTCCGGCGCCGCCACCCGGTTCGCCACCGCGATCGCACTCGACCCGACCTTCGCCCTCGGGCACGCGACGCTGGCGCTGCTCGGGCACGAGATGTGCGTGCAGGTCGACGTCCGGGCCCGCCTCGCCGACGCCAGGCTGCACGCGCAGCGCGCGACGGAGCGCGAGCGCAGCCACGTGCACGCCGTCGACCGGCACCTCCAGGGCGACCCCGGCCCGCTGGTGGCCCACCTGGCGTCGTACCCGAGGGACGCGGTGCTGCTCTCCGTCGCGATGCCGACGATCGCCTTCGCGGGCGTCACCGACCTGCCCGAGCAGGCGTGGCGGATCGTCGAGGCCGCAGCACCGGCCTACGGCGACGATGCGTGGATCAACGGGCTGATGGCGTTCGTGCGGCAGGAGCAGCGCCGCTTCGACGACGCGATGGACCTCGCCTGCCGGTCCCTCGCGGTGGAGCCCTCCGGCGGCCATGCGGCGCACGCCCGCGCCCACGCGCACTACGAGACGGGCGACCACGCCGCGGGACTGGCCTGGATGGACTCGTGGGTGCTCGGCGACGGTGCGGCCACCGACAGCCTCACCCACTTCTCGTGGCACGCCGCGCTCCACGAGCTCTCCCTCGGCGACGTCGCCGCCGTACGCCGCCGCTACGACGAGCAGCTCCAGCCGCGCCACGCCGTCGGCTGCCGGGCGCTGGTGGACACCGGATCGCTGCTGGTCCGCTGGGCACTGACGCCGGGCGGCGCCGTCGTACCTCCGCTGGACGAGGTCGTCGCGCTCACCGGGACCGCCGTCCTCGAGCAGCCGTCGACGGCCTTCCTCGGCATGCACGCCGCGGTCACCCTCCTGGCGGTCGACGACGCCGCCGGGCTCGACCGGCTGGCCCGCTGGTGCGACGGCCACGACGGCGCCACCCACCGCGAGGTCGTCGCGCCGCTCGCCCGCGCACTGCGGCTGATGGCGGGCGGACGCTGGAGCGAGGGCGCGGACCGGCTGGCCGCCCTCGCCCCGCAGGTCTGGCGGCTCGGTGGGTCCGACGCGCAGCGCGAGATCGTCGAGGAGGCCCGGATCGCCGCACTGCTCCGCGCCGGACGGTACGACGAGGCGCGGCGCCTGCTCGACGAACGGCTCGACCGACGACCGGCCGTCCGCGACGAGCGGTGGCGCGACGAGGCGCTCCGGGCGGATCAGGCAGCGAGGATCTTGTCGCCCTGA
- a CDS encoding Rieske (2Fe-2S) protein: MTGPVVHRRIVFSGLGALGVAVALAGCAGSGDDGGSTPTVDAGAELASTSEVPVGGGIILTEQKLVITQPTEGEFKAFTAVCTHQGLLVTSVEDGTIKCANHGSSYSAETGEVEGGPAPSALASVEIDVQGDKILAA; encoded by the coding sequence GTGACGGGGCCGGTCGTCCACCGCCGCATCGTCTTCTCGGGCCTCGGGGCCCTCGGCGTCGCGGTCGCACTCGCGGGCTGCGCCGGGAGCGGCGACGACGGCGGATCGACGCCCACCGTCGACGCGGGTGCCGAGCTGGCCTCGACCAGCGAGGTGCCGGTCGGTGGTGGGATCATCCTCACCGAGCAGAAGCTGGTGATCACCCAGCCGACCGAGGGCGAGTTCAAGGCGTTCACTGCGGTGTGCACCCACCAGGGCCTGCTGGTCACGTCCGTCGAGGACGGGACGATCAAGTGCGCCAACCACGGCTCGTCGTACTCCGCGGAGACCGGTGAGGTCGAGGGCGGTCCCGCCCCGTCCGCACTGGCGTCGGTCGAGATCGACGTTCAGGGCGACAAGATCCTCGCTGCCTGA
- a CDS encoding Rieske (2Fe-2S) protein has protein sequence MTAPLSRRRALTGAATLGVGVPLLAACGDDGEATANDPASSDPTSAPTSAATTETADGATSQAPAAGGLVATADVPVGGGVVLKDDELVVTQPAEGEFKAFTAICTHQGCLVGSVSDGTIHCPCHSSTFSAADGSVEGGPATAPLAEVAVKVDGDQVVKA, from the coding sequence ATGACGGCCCCCCTGAGCAGGCGACGCGCACTCACCGGAGCAGCGACCCTCGGCGTCGGCGTCCCCCTTCTCGCTGCGTGCGGCGACGACGGGGAGGCGACGGCGAACGACCCCGCCAGCAGCGACCCCACCAGCGCACCGACCTCGGCGGCGACCACCGAGACCGCCGACGGGGCCACCAGCCAGGCTCCCGCGGCCGGCGGGCTCGTCGCGACCGCGGACGTGCCGGTGGGCGGCGGCGTCGTGCTCAAGGACGACGAGCTGGTGGTCACCCAGCCGGCCGAGGGCGAGTTCAAGGCGTTCACCGCGATCTGCACCCACCAGGGCTGCCTTGTGGGCTCCGTCTCCGACGGCACGATCCACTGCCCGTGCCACAGCAGCACGTTCTCCGCCGCGGACGGCTCGGTCGAGGGCGGGCCGGCCACGGCGCCGCTCGCGGAGGTCGCGGTCAAGGTCGACGGCGACCAGGTGGTGAAGGCGTGA
- the uvrA gene encoding excinuclease ABC subunit UvrA — protein sequence MQDQLIIRGAREHNLKDVSIDLPRDSLIVFTGLSGSGKSSLAFDTIFAEGQRRYVESLSAYARQFLGQMDKPDVDFIEGLSPAVSIDQKSTSKNPRSTVGTITEVYDYLRLLYARAGRPHCPTCGAPIERQTPQQIVDRMMALEEGTRFQVLAPVVRGRKGEFVELFRQLQTQGFSRARVDGETHSLDNPPTLDKKYKHTIDVVVDRLAVKETAKRRLTDSVETALGLAGGLVVFDMVDSGQELKFSEKMACPNEHPIETDDLEPRSFSFNSPFGACPSCTGLGTRMEVDPELVVPDPTATLAEGALQPWSHAHVADYFGRLLIALGEELGFDVDTPWEQLPPRAQKSILEGHPTKVHVVTRNRYGRERSYYADFEGVRTYVERRHREAESDTSRERFEGFMREVPCPVCHGSRLKPVSMAVTLGPKDGPNGGGKNIAEVCALPINEAAAYLRDLDLSARERQIGERVLKEIQERLNFLLDVGLDYLSLDRPSGSLSGGEAQRIRLATQIGAGLVGVLYVLDEPSIGLHQRDNQKLIETLVRLKDLGNTLIVVEHDEDTIRVADWVVDIGPGAGEHGGQVVHSGTVKGLLEHPDSMTGQYLSGRREIPVPAVRRPRTVGRELKVHGAREHNLKNVDVSFPLGVFCAVTGVSGSGKSTLVNDILYTSLAKQIYNARAIPGRHQKITGLEHVDKVIHVDQSPIGRTPRSNPATYTGVFDHVRKLFAQTPEAKMRGYQQGRFSFNVKGGRCEACAGDGTIKIEMNFLPDVYVPCEVCHGARYNRETLEVHYKGKTIAEILDMPIEEALEFFAAVPAIARHMKTLVEVGLGYVRLGQPATTLSGGEAQRVKLAAELQKRSTGRTVYVLDEPTTGLHFEDIRKLLGVLSSLVDKGNTVLVIEHNLDVIKTADWLIDMGPEGGSRGGTVVAEGTPEDVVAVAASHTGQFLKPLLDGRGAKQPGAPKRAPKAEVPAKKAAVRKAPAKKAAAKKTTTRTPRKAAASS from the coding sequence GTGCAGGATCAGCTGATCATCCGTGGGGCGCGCGAGCACAACCTCAAGGACGTGTCGATCGACCTCCCGCGGGACTCGCTCATCGTGTTCACGGGCCTCTCCGGCTCGGGCAAGTCGAGCCTCGCGTTCGACACGATCTTCGCCGAGGGCCAGCGCCGCTACGTCGAGTCGCTGTCGGCGTACGCCCGGCAGTTCCTCGGCCAGATGGACAAGCCCGACGTCGACTTCATCGAGGGCCTCTCGCCGGCCGTCTCGATCGACCAGAAGTCCACGTCGAAGAACCCCCGCTCGACCGTCGGCACGATCACCGAGGTCTACGACTACCTGCGCCTGCTCTACGCCCGCGCGGGCCGGCCGCACTGCCCGACCTGTGGCGCGCCGATCGAGCGGCAGACGCCCCAGCAGATCGTCGACCGGATGATGGCGCTCGAGGAGGGCACCCGCTTCCAGGTCCTCGCGCCGGTCGTGCGCGGGCGCAAGGGCGAGTTCGTCGAGCTGTTCCGACAGCTCCAGACGCAGGGCTTCTCCCGCGCCCGTGTCGACGGCGAGACCCACAGCCTCGACAACCCGCCGACGCTCGACAAGAAGTACAAGCACACCATCGACGTCGTGGTCGACCGGCTCGCGGTCAAGGAGACGGCCAAGCGCCGGCTCACCGACTCGGTCGAGACCGCGCTCGGGCTGGCCGGGGGCCTCGTCGTCTTCGACATGGTCGACAGCGGCCAGGAGCTGAAGTTCTCCGAGAAGATGGCGTGCCCCAACGAGCACCCGATCGAGACCGACGACCTCGAGCCGCGCTCGTTCTCGTTCAACTCGCCCTTCGGTGCCTGCCCGTCCTGCACCGGCCTCGGCACCCGGATGGAGGTCGACCCCGAGCTGGTCGTGCCCGACCCGACCGCGACGCTGGCCGAGGGCGCCCTGCAGCCGTGGAGCCACGCCCACGTCGCCGACTACTTCGGCCGCCTGCTGATCGCGCTCGGCGAGGAGCTCGGCTTCGACGTCGACACCCCGTGGGAGCAGCTGCCCCCGCGGGCGCAGAAGTCGATCCTCGAGGGCCACCCGACCAAGGTCCACGTCGTCACCCGCAACCGCTACGGCCGCGAGCGGTCCTACTACGCCGACTTCGAGGGCGTGCGGACGTACGTCGAGCGCCGGCACCGCGAGGCGGAGAGCGACACCAGCCGCGAGCGCTTCGAGGGCTTCATGCGCGAGGTCCCGTGCCCCGTGTGCCACGGCAGCCGGCTCAAGCCGGTGTCGATGGCGGTCACCCTCGGCCCCAAGGACGGCCCCAACGGCGGTGGCAAGAACATCGCCGAGGTGTGCGCGCTGCCGATCAACGAGGCAGCGGCCTACCTCAGGGACCTCGACCTGTCGGCCCGCGAGCGCCAGATCGGTGAGCGCGTGCTCAAGGAGATCCAGGAGCGGCTCAACTTCCTCCTGGACGTGGGCCTCGACTACCTCTCGCTCGACCGGCCGTCCGGCTCGCTGTCCGGCGGCGAGGCGCAGCGGATCCGGCTCGCCACCCAGATCGGTGCCGGCCTCGTCGGCGTGCTCTACGTGCTCGACGAGCCGTCGATCGGGCTGCACCAGCGCGACAACCAGAAGCTGATCGAGACCCTGGTCCGGCTCAAGGACCTCGGCAACACGCTCATCGTCGTCGAGCACGACGAGGACACCATCCGCGTCGCCGACTGGGTCGTCGACATCGGCCCGGGGGCCGGCGAGCACGGGGGACAGGTCGTCCACTCGGGCACGGTCAAGGGCCTCCTCGAGCACCCCGACTCGATGACCGGGCAGTACCTCTCCGGTCGCCGCGAGATCCCGGTCCCGGCCGTGCGCCGTCCGCGGACCGTCGGCCGCGAGCTCAAGGTGCACGGCGCCCGCGAGCACAACCTGAAGAACGTCGACGTGAGCTTCCCGCTCGGCGTCTTCTGTGCGGTCACCGGCGTCTCGGGCTCCGGGAAGTCGACGCTGGTCAACGACATCCTCTACACCTCGCTGGCCAAGCAGATCTACAACGCCCGCGCGATCCCCGGACGGCACCAGAAGATCACCGGTCTCGAGCACGTCGACAAGGTGATCCACGTCGACCAGTCGCCGATCGGCCGCACCCCGCGGTCCAACCCGGCGACGTACACGGGGGTGTTCGACCACGTCCGCAAGCTGTTCGCGCAGACGCCCGAGGCGAAGATGCGCGGCTACCAGCAGGGCCGGTTCTCGTTCAACGTCAAGGGCGGCCGCTGCGAGGCGTGCGCCGGTGACGGCACGATCAAGATCGAGATGAACTTCCTGCCCGACGTCTACGTCCCGTGCGAGGTGTGCCACGGCGCCCGCTACAACCGCGAGACGCTCGAGGTCCACTACAAGGGCAAGACCATCGCCGAGATCCTCGACATGCCGATCGAGGAGGCGCTGGAGTTCTTCGCGGCCGTGCCGGCCATCGCGCGGCACATGAAGACCCTGGTCGAGGTCGGCCTGGGCTATGTCCGGCTCGGCCAGCCGGCGACCACCCTGTCCGGCGGCGAGGCCCAGCGGGTCAAGCTCGCCGCGGAGTTGCAGAAGCGGTCCACGGGGCGCACGGTCTATGTGCTCGACGAGCCCACCACCGGCCTGCACTTCGAGGACATCCGCAAGCTGCTCGGCGTGCTGTCCAGCCTGGTCGACAAGGGCAACACAGTGCTGGTGATCGAGCACAACCTCGACGTCATCAAGACCGCCGACTGGCTCATCGACATGGGGCCCGAGGGAGGCTCGCGCGGTGGCACGGTCGTCGCCGAGGGCACCCCCGAGGACGTCGTCGCCGTGGCGGCCAGCCACACCGGACAGTTCCTCAAGCCGCTGCTCGACGGCCGCGGGGCGAAGCAGCCCGGCGCGCCGAAGCGGGCGCCCAAGGCGGAGGTCCCGGCCAAGAAGGCAGCCGTGAGGAAGGCGCCGGCGAAGAAGGCAGCGGCGAAGAAGACCACGACGCGGACGCCACGGAAGGCCGCGGCGAGCTCATAG
- a CDS encoding maleylpyruvate isomerase family mycothiol-dependent enzyme, translating to MTLHVQAATQRLLHTVDRLPDSAWSGPSHCTGWSRAHVIAHLALNAEALAGVLRGFRDGVPTTMYRSDEARDQDIDDLVAVAGTSPAAVRERLRTAVAAFADVVAVADGLPKDATFERTPGGRVVPGRAVPFLRLREVEIHHADLDAGYTASDWPPDNAMSFLSNDARQYRGPGFHAVATDEPARWTFGETDATSPTVSGPLGALAWWATGRDPGSVLSSTNGTLPTMEGR from the coding sequence GTGACCCTCCACGTCCAGGCCGCGACGCAGCGGCTGCTGCACACGGTCGACCGCCTCCCCGACAGCGCCTGGTCCGGGCCCAGCCACTGCACGGGCTGGTCGCGCGCCCACGTGATCGCCCACCTCGCGCTCAACGCGGAGGCGCTGGCCGGCGTGCTCCGCGGGTTCCGGGACGGCGTGCCGACGACGATGTACCGCTCCGACGAGGCGCGCGACCAGGACATCGACGACCTCGTGGCCGTCGCGGGCACCTCACCGGCGGCCGTCCGGGAGCGCTTGCGCACGGCCGTCGCCGCGTTCGCCGACGTGGTCGCCGTCGCCGACGGCCTGCCGAAGGACGCGACCTTCGAGCGGACCCCGGGCGGCCGCGTGGTGCCCGGACGCGCCGTACCCTTCCTCCGGCTGCGGGAGGTCGAGATCCACCACGCCGACCTGGACGCGGGCTACACCGCCTCCGACTGGCCACCGGACAACGCGATGTCCTTCCTCAGCAACGACGCACGGCAGTACCGCGGTCCCGGCTTCCACGCCGTCGCCACCGACGAACCGGCCCGGTGGACCTTCGGCGAGACCGACGCGACGTCGCCGACGGTGAGCGGCCCGCTCGGTGCGCTCGCGTGGTGGGCGACGGGCCGCGACCCGGGGTCGGTACTGTCCAGCACGAACGGGACGCTGCCGACGATGGAGGGACGATGA
- a CDS encoding MBL fold metallo-hydrolase yields the protein MTYTGEVTPGGAPDVRELPALTITKLAVDEKMSNNCYLLTCRSTGENLLIDAADQPETLFQVADGAIATIATTHQHWDHHRGLAELVKLTGATTVAGEPDADAIIEQTTVPIDRRVVDGDTVTVGDCTLEIIRITGHTPGSICLLYRDPEGHGHLFTGDSLFPGGVGNTFGDAAAFATLIDDVETKLFGTLPDDTWFYPGHGNDSTLGNERPHLAEWRERGW from the coding sequence ATGACCTACACCGGAGAGGTGACGCCGGGAGGCGCACCCGACGTACGCGAGCTGCCGGCGCTGACGATCACCAAGCTGGCGGTCGACGAGAAGATGTCGAACAACTGCTACCTCCTCACCTGCCGCTCGACGGGCGAGAACCTCCTGATCGACGCGGCGGACCAGCCGGAGACCCTCTTCCAGGTCGCCGACGGCGCGATCGCCACGATCGCCACCACCCACCAGCACTGGGACCACCACCGCGGCCTCGCCGAGCTCGTGAAGCTGACCGGGGCCACCACCGTCGCCGGCGAGCCCGACGCGGACGCGATCATCGAGCAGACCACGGTCCCGATCGACCGCCGGGTCGTCGACGGCGACACCGTCACCGTGGGCGACTGCACGCTCGAGATCATCCGGATCACCGGCCACACCCCCGGCTCGATCTGCCTGCTCTACCGCGACCCCGAGGGCCACGGCCACCTGTTCACCGGCGACTCGCTCTTCCCGGGCGGGGTCGGCAACACCTTCGGCGACGCCGCCGCCTTCGCGACGCTCATCGACGACGTCGAGACCAAGCTGTTCGGCACCCTCCCGGACGACACCTGGTTCTACCCCGGCCACGGCAACGACTCGACCCTCGGCAACGAGCGGCCGCACCTCGCGGAGTGGCGCGAGCGCGGCTGGTGA
- a CDS encoding NUDIX hydrolase — translation MSSPGDELVPLYDESGRPSGEVVTRREMRARNLRHAATAVVVRNSVGDVYVHRRTDTKDVFPGRHDFAAGGVLQVGEAPYDAAVREAEEELGVTGVPLEPLGEADYADDHTSYHAFCFTCVYDGPITWQAEEVAWGAWVPVAELRAMVEREEFVPDTLALLWPLDRSSS, via the coding sequence GTGAGCAGCCCCGGCGACGAGCTCGTCCCCCTGTACGACGAGTCGGGCCGCCCCTCCGGCGAGGTGGTCACCCGCCGCGAGATGCGTGCGCGCAACCTCCGCCACGCGGCGACCGCGGTCGTGGTGCGCAACAGCGTCGGTGACGTCTACGTGCACCGGCGCACCGACACCAAGGACGTCTTCCCCGGCCGCCACGACTTCGCCGCGGGCGGGGTGCTGCAGGTCGGCGAGGCGCCGTACGACGCCGCGGTCCGCGAGGCCGAGGAGGAGCTCGGCGTCACCGGGGTCCCGCTGGAGCCGCTGGGCGAGGCGGACTACGCCGACGACCACACGTCGTACCACGCGTTCTGCTTCACCTGCGTGTACGACGGCCCGATCACCTGGCAGGCCGAGGAGGTCGCCTGGGGCGCATGGGTCCCGGTGGCCGAGCTGCGCGCGATGGTCGAGCGGGAGGAGTTCGTGCCGGACACGCTGGCGCTGCTCTGGCCGCTCGACCGTTCGTCCAGTTGA
- a CDS encoding VOC family protein, whose amino-acid sequence MTSVTSLATAMFTVADQDAAVGFYTDTLGWELRSDVGFGEGDTAGRWVEVAPPGSVAVLALNVAWDGSAPGGGAVGVEATDVRGERDRLEQAGVAVGELMGGEGPVPLMFSVSDADGNTIWVVEAPPVTPGA is encoded by the coding sequence GTGACCTCCGTGACCTCGCTCGCCACCGCCATGTTCACCGTCGCCGACCAGGACGCCGCGGTCGGGTTCTACACCGACACCCTGGGCTGGGAGCTGCGCTCCGATGTCGGCTTCGGCGAGGGCGACACCGCCGGGCGCTGGGTCGAGGTCGCTCCGCCCGGCTCGGTCGCGGTGCTGGCGCTCAATGTCGCCTGGGACGGCTCGGCGCCCGGCGGCGGCGCCGTCGGGGTGGAGGCCACCGATGTCCGGGGCGAGCGCGACCGGCTCGAGCAGGCGGGCGTCGCGGTCGGCGAGCTCATGGGCGGGGAGGGCCCGGTGCCGCTGATGTTCTCCGTCAGCGACGCGGACGGCAACACGATCTGGGTGGTCGAGGCGCCGCCCGTCACGCCGGGGGCGTGA
- a CDS encoding DNA-3-methyladenine glycosylase I: MTSVLPGPDGVLRCAWATSAPEFPAYHDTEWGFPVVDDQRLFEKVSLEGFQSGLSWRTILVKRPAFRAAFADFDPSVVAGYDEEDVARLLADAGIVRHRGKIEAVVNNAGRALDLVAERGSLAAYFWSFEPDLAELGEPQTLTTSPAAIAMSKDLKKRGWRFVGPTTAFAFMQAMGLVNDHAEGCVTRDEVAKARAGFTPPA, translated from the coding sequence ATGACGAGCGTGCTGCCCGGCCCCGACGGCGTTCTGCGCTGTGCGTGGGCGACCTCCGCCCCGGAGTTCCCCGCCTACCACGACACGGAGTGGGGCTTCCCGGTCGTGGACGACCAGCGCCTCTTCGAGAAGGTCAGCCTCGAGGGCTTCCAGTCCGGCCTCAGCTGGCGCACCATCCTGGTGAAGCGCCCGGCCTTCCGCGCGGCGTTCGCCGACTTCGACCCGTCCGTCGTCGCAGGCTATGACGAGGAGGACGTCGCCCGCCTGCTCGCCGACGCGGGGATCGTCCGCCACCGCGGCAAGATCGAGGCGGTGGTCAACAACGCCGGCCGCGCGCTGGACCTCGTGGCGGAGCGCGGCTCGCTCGCCGCCTACTTCTGGTCCTTCGAGCCCGACCTCGCCGAGCTGGGGGAGCCGCAGACACTTACCACCTCGCCCGCCGCGATCGCGATGTCGAAGGACCTCAAGAAGCGCGGGTGGAGGTTCGTCGGGCCGACGACGGCGTTCGCGTTCATGCAGGCCATGGGGCTGGTCAACGACCACGCCGAGGGCTGCGTGACCCGCGACGAGGTGGCGAAGGCGCGGGCGGGGTTCACGCCCCCGGCGTGA
- a CDS encoding cold-shock protein, which yields MAQGTVKWFNDTKGFGFIAQDGGGADVFVHHTGIAGSGFKSLAEEQRVEFDVTQGQKGLQAENVRAI from the coding sequence ATGGCACAGGGCACCGTGAAGTGGTTCAACGACACCAAGGGCTTCGGCTTCATCGCGCAGGACGGCGGCGGCGCCGACGTGTTCGTTCACCACACCGGTATCGCCGGCAGCGGCTTCAAGTCGCTCGCCGAGGAGCAGCGCGTCGAGTTCGACGTGACGCAGGGCCAGAAGGGCCTGCAGGCGGAGAACGTCCGCGCGATCTGA